The nucleotide sequence AATGAACATAGCTTATGCAAGCCGGGTCTCTTTCTTTAACCGCTACCAGATCTCGCTTCGTCGACTCGATGATCTCGGGGCTCTCTTCTAAAACGCTGATGAACAGCTCGAAGAGTGTGTTGCTTTGGAGGTTTGAATTGCTGAGCTTTACTGAGAGGATGTGAGCTAAAGCAGAAGCTAATGATCGATGAGATGTGATCGAAGCGTAGTAGTAGTCTGACAAAATGGGTTCTTGCTCGACATCGGACTTGGCTTCTTCAAGCATTTTGATCCAGACGTCGTCTTCTTCNATTCATCTTTCACTTCAAGTAGAGCCTGCAATGTTATAAGCCCCCAAAACTGTTGAGCATAGCTTTCAATGTATAAGACTACATGTTATgttcaagaaaatgaagaatACCTTCATAGGCTGCATCAACTTAAACAACCAAGCATGTTCAGTAGAAGAAAGAACAGGAggtatcttcatttttttccagtCCAAGCTCAATATATCATTAGAAGCTGAATAGTCCCGCACAAGCCTCTcgatcttctcctcttcttgctGCCTCTTTGTTACTTTCTTCTCAgcagaagaaacaacaaatggTTTCTCTTCACAGTTTCTCTTCAAAGCTATCCGTTTATCAAGACTCAAACGCTTATCTTTCTTCACATTGTTCCTCACTACTACTTTCTTCTCTGCCTCACCACTCTGTTTTCGTTTTCTCCTCCGCGGAACTTTCGCTTTGGAGTCgccatcaacaacatcatcCTCGACTGTTGCAGGACTAAGCTTGTATATGTTCTCAAGTCTAGCAGCAGCTTCGTTGTAATAATCAACACCTAAAGAACACGAAGGAGCTGCATTGTGATCATCCAAAGAACTCGGCTTTTTCGGGGTTTTACAGGGTTTCCTCTTCGTGActactctctttttctcattaAGCTTTTCAGCGGGGATTAAAACTTGTTCTCGAGGAGGAATGATCAAAGCTGAATTGGTCGAATCATCGGCTTTGAACGCGACGATAGATGGTTTTTTAAGGGAAGACCGATGTGTTGTCAACAGATCGGTGCTTAAACCGAGTGGTGATCTTGCTGCTGAACTTGAAATAAACACAACTCCCATCACaatctttaaatcttttttttctgaaaagcTCACTTGTTCTGCATCAGAAGAAACATGTCTCTCATATAAGTTATAGATAATGTTGACAATAACTACCGTAGAGTTTGATTACAGGACACACTACTGATCTGAATCTAATTTGGGACATGCAGATATGTAATAAAACTTGTTCTACCATGAACTAGGATTCGGAAAAATCTCAAATTCTACCATGAAACTGAAAAATTTAAGAGCGATCGGGAAAAACCCAAATTCAGTTTCTTTCAATAAACGCAAAAGACAAAATCTGGCGTGGGCACAAACACTGATCAACAAAATAGCTCTTCTTcgactgttaaaaaaaaaaaaagttgtgttcGATATCGACGAAGCAAATCGCTCTAATCATACCTTTGCAATATCGCGGAGaaaaaatgttgtattttctacttttttttgcCGAGCGAGAGATTCTTCGTTTCGATTTTAGATTCTCGATTCTGGTTCAcgaattttatataaaaagaggagaaagaaattaaaattggaGAGGAACACGAAAATGTATGTGTTGTCTAAATGAACTACGTAAATTACGGTGTCCACAGATTAATGACAAATATGGTACtttatatttctatattctTATTAATAAACCCcaaaatagtttatttattcAATTTAAACCCCCTTATGctatagagattttttgtttcCGAATAAAATGTTACTTATCCGGCCAATTCGATGATGTGCAAACTTGCGAATCATTCAAGCCTAAAAGATTCAACGCCCTAATCAAACAATAATGTTGTTTACAAATGtcattaaattcataatttttttgagtttatgctcacaaatttaaattttcccACTCATATGTTATCATTacttagttaaataaaataattatttgtatatttcattttaattttttttgtatatttcattttaaaaaaacttgtttgttaacttattaaaatgataaaaaaaaaatttaactgaTAGAGAATCGAATATGTTCTAACATTCAGTCTAAAAATCTAAGATCATACTGAATGATATTTACGAAATTCTAatgtttgaaatattttgtaatttttttaaaaaaattaatcaacatTTCTGTAAtaattattgatgaaaaatgctttgtaaccatttaatttttgtttgtttcacatATTCCTGTTTGATCTTTGTAAAATATGGCCTCTTTGTTAGTTTCAATTGAAACTGCGgattaattcatttttaaaatagtttccGTAAATGTAAATGTACAACTATGTAGCAATATGTGCAAATAACTCGAAGATAGAGAGTTAAGATGGCAATAAACTGAAAGTATGGCATGTCAGGAAGATCAAACGGCCAATAAggcttaattaaaaaaaaaccaacggTCGCGAGAATGCACAAGCGGAGATGGCCAGAGAGAGACGACGTGGCTAATTTATAGTGGAGTAGAAGATATTTCCTAAAGGGTCAACTTTTGTGGTTGTGTATCAGGTTCTGGTTATACACACGTGGATGGTCTTCTCAGCAACAGTATGACCCATACTAAAAAGTGGTGGCTCGAGAAGCATTTACGTAGCTTATTATAAACcgattaccatttttttttttgaatttttaaagtcaAATATGATAATTCAATATTAGGCCAAAAACTCCAATTGTTTgaataattttagtttaattcaaTACCATTCtctttctacaatttttttttttttttttttgtatttatcatGTATTTGCGGCTTTTGGTGTAAGGCAAGAGTTGGAGTAACAAAGATTTGtgaattgttgaaaaaaatgttaaattacaTTAGTATTTTAGATAACAATATGTCAACATTTGACatccaaatatttaatttaattttcaaatttcttatttccttcggttgtaaaatattttatatcttaaTTGCATAGTActaactttaaaattatttaacacatagctaataaaataatttagatttaccaaaaaaaatcataaactcttTCTTTCTCACGAAAAGGGGCGATACTCAATAACCGTTTTCTTAAAGTAATCACCTGCAGTTCTGCATCTCCGGCCGACGCTGGCCTCTCCGACGTCAGTTGgttctcttccttctttcctgttatttttttctaatattgttgattagatttttattcTAGAACGTCTACCGATAATgatgaaattatttttgtcatcAAACATGAGGGGTATCTCACTGTTAACCGGTGGATCTCTGATAGTTTCTTTCGGTTGTTCactttttctttattggttCCTGTcctcaaaatatatattctgtCACCGGTGGATTCGAATCAACCGTTGTGTTTCCATGTCCGGCGATTTCGCCGAGAGTTTTCTGGTCTTGTTGGCCATGGGTTTGTTCATACTAACACAATATGTTAGTTATACGATTGTTCCCGCGCGTCAGTATGTTCTTCCCTGGGCGTACCAAAGACTAACACAAATCTCTTCGGATTTGATATGTAATCACCGACCGGCATGTAAATCACCATGGAAGCAATATGTTGAAGAGGAGTTGGAGGCCAATATAAGGAGCATTAGAAGATGGTTTATACTATATCAACAAAAATGGGTTTCAAGTGCAACCAAGATCAATGACATCTCTTTTTACATGAGAGTTTCGACAAATTAGAAGGTTTTGTGATGTAACAGATGGATCACTACATATGATTTTCGAATGCATTATCAGTATTTTATCagtaaaaagaagatgaatctcAAGCAAGAAAGTCACACTAAATTGCCAGAAAAGACGAATACGATTAAGTTTTTGACTAGGAATGCGGAGCGTAATTTGCTTTACGTTTCTTCGTTACACAATTCATTGGTTGTATCTGTAATATAACATTGTATACTGTGATTCATATCAATAAAGTTtttaagatgttaaaaaaaaagtttagatttttttgggaaattgcaccttataaccaacaaaaaaaaattaattcaaaaactcactacACTAACCATTAGAATATAATATAGCCtatataaaatacaatataCCATTTTATCCTTCCATCACCAACCCTACCCCTTTACTACCATCACCGCCAGTCATCACCGCCGGCCATCTTCTCTGGCCATCTCCTCCAGTCATCACCGCCGGCCATATTCTTTGGCCACTATCCGGCGGTCATCTTTTCGGGCAACCATCTCCGGCTATCTCTTCCGGCCAACGACCATTGCCGCCATCACCGCTGGCCATTTTCTCTGGCTACTACCCGCTGGTCATCTTTTCCGGCAATCACCGCCGGTCATCTCCTCTGGCCACCGACCACCGCTACCGGCTATTATCACCGACCATCAACCACCACTACCCTTCTCTACTGTAACACactaaaatgataattttacaCTATCATCATCCTATTATcctaattattttgaatataatgctatattcttaattttatttgtgaTATTCGttataccttttttttaactcataaaccaataatatcCTTAAATACCAAAAAGGTttcccttttctctcaaaaccctAGTTCTACAAGCCTGTCGCCGCTGCCTGAGGTTCGCTTGCCTCTCTGCCGTCCGGGGCTTCGCCGGCAGTGTGAGAGggctctgtttttcttctttttattttctttccagTTTTTGTAATGGGAAACTCGATCTCTACCTCTCTGGTCGTGCTGAGGAGGGTTCAACTGCTGACTGCTGCGTCGTGATGATGCAGTGGCTGACAATTCGGAGTGAGATCTCGGCTCGCTTTCCTTTCCGGGAGAATGGTGGTGGTTCGAAGCAGCTCCGAGCGGCCTTCTCTGCAGTTTCAAGGTGTCAGATCTAGGTGTTTTGCGTCGCGTCCTCCTGCTTCTCTAACCTTCTGCCGGACCTAGCTGACCGGAGTTTAATGGTGGAGTCGGGGTTTAGATTTTACCGGTTGTTGGCGAGTTTTCCTTGTGCGTTGGTACTCGAGAGCTTCTTCAACCTTCTGGTTTCAGTCCGGCCAAGAAGCGGAGCAACAAGGCAGAAGCGATGCGGTCAATCCGAAAACGCATCGTGAGGTGAAGCTATGCTAATCTGTGCTCCAATTTCTTATCTTTAGGTGTTTAGCATTATGGTTGTTGTGTGGTTAGTTCAGATAAGCCTCTGTTCATGCTAGTTTTGCTTCGCGTCTCTTGGTCGGGTCAGTGGGACGTTCTGTCCGTTTTTAGCTTTGGACCGGAACAATGAAAGCCGGAGAAACCAAGTTCTTCTGCTATTGGGACAAGTACTACTTGCAGATCATAAGGTTCTAATAGCTTGGATATGATCTGTTCTTCAGTAtaggatttggatttttttctgtGTTGGTAGTTGTTTTCGTGTCATAGGGTttatttaggtggtttaagagatgatttcataCCGAGTCGTGGTATGTTATCTATCTcgttgtggttaaaaaatgcaatgattCTCGGTTAGGTAGCGGTGGATCCACCTAGTGATTCAGAATGATAATAGATCGACTCATTGTATTTGATCCAATTCTATAGAGGGAAATTTATGTTCTTCTGATTTGGTTGTAatgttttttagttaatttggTTATTCTgatattgagaaaaaaaaaaaaaaaaccaataatatcCTTATTTTGTTTACCTTCGAACTTGGCCCAATAAAAAACCCCAAATTTATACTTGTATATCTCGAAGAAGGACGACGCCGTTCATGTAAAAGTCAACCATTCTCCACAATATGCCACGTTCCACTGAAACAGAACTCCATGCACAAAGCCACgtaaagctctctctctctctctctctctctccctccctccctctctctctcacagatctctctatctctcaagTCTCTCTCTAGACGCAAATTCTCCAACCAGATGGTGAAACTCGCGACGGCGCGTGAGATTAGAACGTACGGCCCTAGGCTCGGAAGGAGCAGAGCCGAGTACATCAACGCAGGTTTATACTTGTTCGCCACCGTGGTTCTCATAGGTGGTTTCACGGCGACAGGATTCTCATGGGAACCAAGATCCGGCCTCGTCCTTATCCTCTTGGCTCTCGTTCTTATAGCCGCCGTTAATGTTCATGATCTTGTGGCTCATCTAGCTGGAATTGATTACCGGTATGTTTTATGCCATTTGAATGCATGAAAGCTTGCTTAATTTAGCTATTTTTGACTATTATAGCTTCCGGAAAATACTGTTATATTATTGGTATAAACTCgcctataatatttaaatttttaccaGAATTTGTAAGCTGCAATGCATGTGTATttgtgatttatatatatttt is from Camelina sativa cultivar DH55 chromosome 20, Cs, whole genome shotgun sequence and encodes:
- the LOC104770790 gene encoding RNA polymerase sigma factor sigE, chloroplastic/mitochondrial-like, encoding MGVVFISSSAARSPLGLSTDLLTTHRSSLKKPSIVAFKADDSTNSALIIPPREQVLIPAEKLNEKKRVVTKRKPCKTPKKPSSLDDHNAAPSCSLGVDYYNEAAARLENIYKLSPATVEDDVVDGDSKAKVPRRRKRKQSGEAEKKVVVRNNVKKDKRLSLDKRIALKRNCEEKPFVVSSAEKKVTKRQQEEEKIERLVRDYSASNDILSLDWKKMKIPPVLSSTEHAWLFKLMQPMKALLEVKDEXKKTTSG
- the LOC104772518 gene encoding LOW QUALITY PROTEIN: uncharacterized protein LOC104772518 (The sequence of the model RefSeq protein was modified relative to this genomic sequence to represent the inferred CDS: substituted 2 bases at 2 genomic stop codons); the protein is MRGISLLTGGSLIVSFGCSLFLYWFLSSKYIFCHRWIRINRCVSMSGDFAESFLVLLAMGLFILTQYVSYTIVPARQYVLPWAYQRLTQISSDLICNHRPACKSPWKQYVEEELEANIRSIRRWFILYQQKWVSSATKINDISFYMRVSTNXKVLXCNRWITTYDFRMHYQYFISKKKMNLKQESHTKLPEKTNTIKFLTRNAERNLLYVSSLHNSLVVSVI